One Rubripirellula reticaptiva genomic region harbors:
- a CDS encoding aldo/keto reductase → MKFNPSRYDSMVYRRCGNSGLRLPVISLGGWQGIGSYRDADESKRIFFTAFDHGITHFDFANNYGNPAGASEALFGQILTEMPRHELVISSKAGYPMWPGPYGDGGGKKYLIESCEQSLKRLGVDYVDIFYSHRVDLETPLEETLGALETLVRQGKALYTGLSNYPDPRFADAVAVMIAKGWSPITIHQPRYNLFDRAAESSVFPTAARNGVGVIAFSPLAQGLLTARYLSGIPSDSRAAINQGNGAIDSGRITDKRLQQIAKLNEIANQRGQTLGQMALSWILRDQRVTSVLTGASHPEQIIENIACLQQLDFADDELVAIDWVAIDQACAD, encoded by the coding sequence ATGAAGTTCAATCCGTCGCGTTATGATTCGATGGTCTACCGTCGTTGCGGTAATTCTGGCTTGCGGTTGCCGGTAATCAGCTTGGGCGGTTGGCAAGGGATCGGAAGCTATCGTGATGCGGATGAATCCAAACGCATCTTCTTTACTGCGTTCGACCACGGCATCACGCACTTTGACTTTGCAAACAACTACGGCAACCCGGCGGGCGCAAGTGAAGCGTTGTTCGGCCAGATATTGACCGAGATGCCACGCCACGAACTGGTCATCAGCAGTAAGGCCGGATACCCGATGTGGCCTGGCCCCTACGGTGATGGTGGCGGGAAAAAGTACTTGATCGAGTCTTGCGAGCAATCGCTGAAACGGTTGGGCGTTGATTATGTCGACATTTTCTATTCGCATCGCGTCGACCTCGAAACACCGCTCGAAGAAACTCTCGGCGCTCTCGAGACGCTCGTTCGGCAGGGCAAAGCGTTGTACACCGGACTGTCAAACTATCCTGATCCCCGTTTTGCCGACGCCGTTGCGGTGATGATCGCCAAAGGCTGGTCGCCGATCACGATTCATCAGCCTCGGTACAATCTGTTTGACCGCGCCGCCGAATCATCCGTGTTTCCGACGGCAGCGCGAAATGGCGTCGGAGTGATTGCATTTTCACCACTTGCCCAAGGATTATTGACGGCACGGTACCTTAGTGGGATCCCGTCTGATTCGCGTGCGGCGATCAATCAAGGCAACGGCGCGATTGATTCGGGGCGGATAACTGACAAGCGGTTGCAACAAATCGCCAAGCTGAATGAGATCGCGAATCAACGTGGGCAAACGCTAGGCCAGATGGCACTGTCTTGGATCTTACGAGATCAGCGCGTCACATCCGTATTGACTGGGGCCAGCCACCCGGAACAAATTATCGAGAACATCGCCTGTTTACAGCAACTGGATTTCGCCGACGATGAACTTGTCGCAATTGATTGGGTCGCTATCGATCAAGCGTGCGCCGACTGA
- a CDS encoding DUF1289 domain-containing protein, translated as MPESTSSPADDPSPSESESESPCINVCAIGISGVCLGCHRTLDEIAVYSQLTSDQRRAVNLRAIERGKCDGSDT; from the coding sequence GTGCCTGAGTCAACATCGTCGCCTGCGGATGATCCGTCCCCATCCGAATCTGAGTCTGAGTCGCCGTGCATCAACGTTTGTGCTATTGGCATTAGTGGCGTTTGCCTGGGTTGTCACCGGACGTTGGACGAGATCGCGGTCTATTCGCAATTGACCAGCGACCAGCGTCGGGCGGTCAATCTGCGGGCGATCGAGCGTGGCAAATGTGATGGTTCTGACACTTGA
- the eno gene encoding phosphopyruvate hydratase translates to MTLIEAIHARQILDSRGNPTIECEVLLSDGSHGRAAVPSGASTGMHEAWELRDGDKNVFMGKGVLTAVDNVNEKIAEALEGMDATDQAGIDQAMIEMDGTPNKKNLGANAILGVSLATAHAAASCTGQPLYRYLGGAGARMLPAPMMNIINGGEHADNNVDVQEFMVMPLGFERFSDALRCGTEIFHNLKKVLTEKGYNTAVGDEGGFAPDLKSNQEALDVIMTAIDKAGYKAGEQVWIALDAASTEFYDKDSKTYSIDGNKMSGTEMVDFLAGWCDKYPICSIEDGCDEDDWDTWKKLTDKIGKKVQLVGDDLFVTNVDRLQRGINEGIANSILIKVNQIGTLTETIDAIQLAHRNNYTSISSHRSGETEDSTIADLAVALSTGQIKTGSASRSDRMAKYNQLLRIEEMLGDTAQYGGPIFAAKLGK, encoded by the coding sequence ATGACTTTGATCGAAGCCATTCACGCCCGCCAAATTCTCGACAGCCGCGGTAATCCGACGATCGAATGCGAAGTCCTGTTGTCGGACGGTTCGCACGGACGGGCTGCCGTGCCCAGCGGTGCCAGCACCGGGATGCACGAAGCGTGGGAACTGCGTGACGGCGACAAGAACGTGTTCATGGGCAAAGGCGTTTTGACCGCGGTTGATAACGTCAACGAAAAGATCGCCGAAGCACTTGAAGGCATGGACGCAACCGACCAAGCCGGCATCGACCAAGCGATGATCGAAATGGACGGCACGCCGAACAAGAAGAACTTGGGCGCCAACGCGATCCTAGGTGTTTCGCTTGCCACCGCACACGCTGCGGCCTCGTGCACCGGACAACCGCTGTACCGTTACCTCGGCGGTGCGGGTGCTCGCATGTTGCCGGCCCCGATGATGAACATCATCAACGGTGGCGAACACGCCGACAACAACGTTGACGTTCAAGAATTCATGGTGATGCCATTGGGTTTCGAACGATTCAGTGACGCACTTCGCTGCGGTACCGAAATTTTCCACAACCTGAAAAAGGTGTTGACCGAAAAGGGCTACAACACGGCCGTTGGTGACGAAGGTGGTTTCGCACCTGACTTGAAGAGCAACCAAGAAGCACTCGACGTCATCATGACGGCGATTGACAAAGCGGGTTACAAAGCTGGCGAACAAGTCTGGATCGCATTGGACGCTGCTTCGACGGAATTCTACGACAAGGATTCGAAGACCTATTCGATCGACGGCAACAAGATGTCGGGCACCGAAATGGTCGACTTCTTGGCCGGTTGGTGTGACAAGTACCCAATCTGCAGCATCGAAGACGGCTGTGACGAAGACGACTGGGACACTTGGAAGAAGCTGACCGACAAGATTGGCAAAAAGGTTCAATTGGTCGGTGATGACTTGTTCGTCACTAACGTTGATCGCCTGCAACGCGGGATCAACGAAGGAATCGCGAACAGCATTCTGATCAAGGTCAACCAGATCGGAACGCTGACCGAAACGATCGACGCGATCCAGTTGGCTCACCGCAACAACTACACTTCGATCAGCAGCCACCGCAGCGGCGAAACCGAAGACTCGACCATCGCTGACTTGGCAGTTGCTTTGTCGACGGGCCAAATCAAGACGGGTTCGGCAAGCCGAAGCGATCGTATGGCCAAGTACAACCAACTGCTCCGTATCGAAGAAATGTTGGGCGACACGGCACAGTACGGTGGTCCCATCTTCGCTGCCAAGTTGGGCAAGTAG
- a CDS encoding riboflavin synthase, with protein MFTGLVETLGTIVNVLNQDPGKRFTVDAGLVAEDAAIGDSICINGCCLTVVAINGTNLDFEAGAETLSRTNLGEQTVGSQVNLERSLAVGDRMGGHYVSGHIDAVGILIERVDDPPWANLRFSMPRHLASQVASKGSIAIDGISLTVVDVSEDTFTVALIPHTLTVTTLGNRKVGDRVNLETDLLAKYVERAVINRD; from the coding sequence ATGTTTACCGGACTCGTCGAAACGCTTGGCACGATCGTCAATGTCTTGAACCAGGATCCGGGCAAACGGTTCACCGTTGACGCCGGGTTAGTGGCAGAGGATGCAGCCATTGGCGACAGCATCTGTATCAACGGCTGCTGCCTGACCGTGGTCGCGATCAACGGGACTAATCTGGATTTCGAGGCTGGCGCCGAGACGTTGTCTCGCACCAATCTGGGTGAACAAACAGTCGGATCCCAAGTCAACCTGGAAAGATCGCTGGCCGTCGGCGATCGAATGGGCGGCCATTATGTGTCAGGACATATCGACGCGGTCGGCATTCTGATCGAGCGGGTGGACGATCCGCCATGGGCTAATCTGCGGTTCAGTATGCCCCGGCATTTGGCATCACAAGTCGCGTCGAAGGGCAGCATCGCGATCGACGGGATCAGTTTGACCGTGGTCGACGTGAGCGAAGACACGTTTACGGTCGCCTTGATCCCCCACACCCTAACCGTCACGACGCTAGGAAACCGAAAGGTCGGCGACCGAGTCAACTTAGAAACCGACCTGTTGGCCAAGTACGTCGAGCGAGCCGTCATCAATCGCGACTAG
- the rsmA gene encoding 16S rRNA (adenine(1518)-N(6)/adenine(1519)-N(6))-dimethyltransferase RsmA, whose translation MNQPRQTATYLSKRLAAAGLRPVSRFGQNFLIDLNLVDLIARSAEIRKDDVVLEIGTGIGSLTTRLSDQAGAVLTVEIDNNLHQMASEELAGRPNVKMIHGDALKNKNTLRPEIMENIRDAMARIGEKARFLLVANLPYNVATPIISNLLHETPAPDVIVVTIQKELGDRMIAGPGSKDYGALSVWIQSLCDAEIVRILPPTVFWPRPNVDSAVIRLDHKPERRAKFEDINHFHTTVRALFFHRRKYLRSVVISAFKGRLDKNQVDKVLQSLGHGETARAEELDVTQIQQLAEALRQAELNA comes from the coding sequence ATGAACCAGCCACGCCAAACCGCGACTTACCTATCCAAACGACTCGCCGCAGCGGGGCTGCGTCCGGTCTCGCGTTTTGGCCAGAATTTTCTGATCGACTTGAACTTGGTTGACTTGATCGCTCGGTCGGCCGAGATCCGCAAGGACGACGTAGTGCTGGAAATTGGCACAGGGATCGGATCGCTGACGACACGACTTAGCGATCAAGCCGGTGCCGTGTTGACGGTTGAGATCGACAACAACTTGCACCAAATGGCGAGCGAAGAATTGGCTGGCCGACCGAACGTGAAAATGATTCACGGCGACGCGTTAAAGAACAAAAACACGCTGCGCCCCGAAATCATGGAGAACATTCGCGATGCGATGGCTCGTATCGGCGAAAAGGCTCGGTTCCTGCTGGTCGCCAACCTGCCCTACAACGTCGCTACGCCGATCATCAGCAACTTGCTGCACGAGACTCCGGCGCCCGATGTGATCGTCGTGACGATCCAAAAAGAGCTTGGCGACCGAATGATCGCGGGGCCCGGATCGAAAGACTACGGCGCACTGAGCGTATGGATTCAATCGCTGTGCGATGCCGAGATCGTGCGGATCTTGCCGCCGACGGTATTCTGGCCTCGCCCGAATGTCGACTCAGCGGTGATTCGGCTGGATCACAAACCCGAGCGGCGGGCAAAGTTCGAAGACATCAATCACTTCCACACGACCGTCCGAGCCTTGTTCTTCCACCGCCGCAAGTACTTGCGTTCGGTCGTGATCAGTGCGTTCAAAGGACGACTGGACAAGAACCAAGTCGACAAGGTGCTGCAGTCGCTTGGCCACGGCGAAACGGCCCGAGCAGAAGAACTAGACGTCACTCAAATCCAACAACTCGCCGAAGCACTGCGTCAAGCTGAACTCAATGCCTAG
- a CDS encoding 3-keto-disaccharide hydrolase, protein MRRHFSALLIASTLSSPVFAADAVAKPENNGKGPAYTAPPADDANYPLLGEFVGEISTGDDEKETIGLQIRPVGGDNFDALSFTGGLPGQPEFGGEPIRLIGRRSGDMVVLSGGPWAMFVSAEGCTLVDREGTKLGKLERITRTSPTMGAPAPEGATVLFDGTSVDQFTNATMTDDGLLMAGADLEPMFQDFNLHVEFQLPYMPQASGQSRGNSGLYLQSRYECQVLDSFAQDPVFNGCGALYRFKKPDLNMCFPPLTWQTYDVVFTSPRWASDGTKIRNAHITSWVNGVKVQDNVPLPAQTGAGKDEAPTLLPIKLQDHGDPVRYRNVWLIDRGLTMVNFPVEPTAEQLAAAEKAKADKAEIAAAEKKAKADAKKKAEADEEAQKETDAGEKK, encoded by the coding sequence ATGCGTCGTCATTTCTCTGCGTTACTGATTGCCTCTACGCTTTCCTCGCCGGTATTCGCCGCCGACGCGGTAGCGAAGCCCGAAAACAACGGCAAGGGGCCTGCCTACACGGCGCCACCCGCCGACGATGCGAACTATCCGTTGCTGGGCGAGTTCGTCGGCGAGATCTCGACCGGTGACGACGAAAAAGAAACCATTGGGCTGCAGATTCGTCCGGTGGGCGGCGACAATTTTGACGCTCTCTCGTTCACTGGCGGGCTTCCCGGGCAACCTGAATTTGGTGGCGAGCCGATCCGATTGATCGGTCGTCGTAGCGGCGACATGGTGGTGTTGTCCGGCGGTCCATGGGCAATGTTTGTTTCCGCCGAAGGCTGCACGTTGGTCGACCGCGAAGGCACCAAGCTCGGAAAGCTAGAACGCATCACGCGAACCAGCCCGACAATGGGAGCACCTGCGCCCGAGGGTGCGACGGTCTTGTTTGACGGAACCAGCGTCGACCAGTTCACCAACGCGACGATGACGGACGACGGACTGTTGATGGCGGGCGCGGATCTGGAACCTATGTTTCAGGATTTCAATTTGCACGTCGAGTTCCAACTTCCCTACATGCCACAGGCGTCGGGACAAAGCCGCGGCAACAGTGGTCTGTATTTGCAAAGTCGGTACGAGTGCCAAGTGTTGGACTCGTTTGCCCAGGATCCTGTCTTCAACGGTTGTGGTGCGTTGTACCGATTCAAGAAGCCGGATTTGAACATGTGTTTTCCGCCGCTGACTTGGCAAACCTATGACGTCGTCTTCACATCGCCTCGCTGGGCGTCGGACGGCACCAAGATTCGAAATGCGCATATCACGTCATGGGTCAACGGAGTCAAGGTTCAAGACAACGTGCCTTTGCCAGCACAAACGGGCGCTGGCAAAGACGAAGCACCAACGTTGCTGCCGATCAAGTTGCAGGACCACGGTGACCCGGTCCGCTATCGCAACGTATGGTTGATCGATCGCGGCTTGACCATGGTGAACTTCCCGGTCGAACCGACCGCCGAACAACTCGCTGCAGCGGAGAAAGCGAAGGCCGACAAGGCTGAAATCGCAGCAGCTGAAAAGAAGGCCAAGGCCGACGCAAAGAAGAAAGCCGAAGCCGATGAAGAAGCCCAGAAGGAAACCGACGCGGGCGAGAAAAAGTAA
- a CDS encoding 6-phosphofructokinase, translating into MPDSPNFDIKRVAILFAGGPAPAANAVISTAAHSFLEEGAQVFGIKHGYSRLAEYTAAGPLQEGTDYIRFTHETLTNARCSRGIMIGTARTNPGKHVSSPEHLKDSALVAPLRRVYEGLCSLEVDALISIGGDDTLKTANKIKMFQDNLPAGARKFPVIHLPKTIDNDYSGIDFTFGFFTAVETLAEEIRNLNYDAAAGRAYFLCEAMGRSAGWLAYGAAIAGEASMVLSVEDITGSLAETEVINVETGATRKVMEMDRVIDRMVDMMLAREREGREYGTIVVAEGMAEFLPSKYLEGVSRDDHGHINIASINFGAMMASLLADRYKERSGKVRKVNGLQMGYEARCAQPHAYDVMLGSQLGVGAYRALVEEKLNGVMVSVSGQFNLHYVPFEELVDPKTLVTKVRYIETTSDFHRLARFLETCVDS; encoded by the coding sequence ATGCCTGACTCACCCAATTTTGACATCAAACGCGTTGCGATCCTGTTTGCGGGTGGACCGGCTCCAGCCGCCAACGCTGTCATTTCGACTGCGGCTCATTCGTTCCTCGAAGAAGGCGCTCAAGTCTTCGGGATCAAGCACGGCTACAGCCGACTGGCTGAGTACACCGCCGCCGGGCCGCTGCAAGAAGGCACCGATTACATTCGTTTCACTCACGAAACGTTGACCAACGCCCGCTGCAGTCGCGGCATCATGATCGGCACCGCTCGCACCAACCCAGGCAAACATGTTAGTTCACCGGAGCACTTGAAGGATTCTGCTTTGGTCGCGCCGCTGCGCCGCGTCTATGAAGGTTTGTGCTCGTTAGAAGTTGACGCACTGATCTCGATCGGTGGCGACGACACGTTGAAGACGGCCAACAAGATCAAGATGTTCCAAGACAACTTGCCCGCAGGTGCTCGCAAGTTCCCCGTCATCCACTTGCCGAAAACGATCGACAACGATTACTCGGGGATCGATTTTACGTTTGGTTTCTTCACGGCGGTTGAAACGCTTGCCGAAGAAATTCGCAACCTGAACTACGACGCCGCAGCCGGTCGGGCGTACTTCCTTTGCGAAGCGATGGGCCGAAGCGCCGGATGGTTGGCTTATGGTGCTGCGATCGCTGGCGAAGCATCGATGGTGTTGTCGGTCGAAGATATCACCGGCAGTTTGGCGGAAACCGAAGTCATCAACGTTGAAACGGGTGCGACTCGCAAGGTCATGGAAATGGACCGCGTGATCGATCGCATGGTCGACATGATGTTGGCTCGCGAACGTGAGGGCCGCGAGTACGGAACGATCGTGGTTGCTGAAGGCATGGCTGAATTCTTGCCGTCGAAGTACTTGGAAGGCGTCAGCCGAGATGACCACGGTCACATCAACATCGCATCGATCAACTTTGGTGCAATGATGGCGTCACTGTTGGCGGATCGTTACAAAGAGCGATCGGGCAAAGTTCGCAAGGTCAACGGATTGCAGATGGGATACGAAGCCCGTTGTGCTCAGCCGCATGCCTACGATGTGATGCTGGGTTCGCAATTAGGCGTCGGTGCCTATCGAGCACTCGTCGAAGAGAAACTCAACGGAGTGATGGTTTCGGTTTCCGGACAATTCAACCTGCACTATGTGCCATTCGAAGAATTGGTCGATCCTAAGACGCTGGTGACCAAGGTCCGTTACATCGAAACGACCAGCGATTTTCACCGGTTGGCTCGGTTCCTAGAAACCTGCGTCGACAGTTGA
- a CDS encoding PulJ/GspJ family protein yields the protein MNKMMIQKLKSPTALSTKTLSKLTLSRGGRIGVLVPLAFTLVELLIAMTITLLLMAAMAKSFGVIGKSIQVGRSQVSLSSKLRSVSFRIRTDLRSRTAEINPPLSSTAGSGYFMYYEGPLTEQSMALFGARPERKLSSGVVVNEFTPADGPAGTATRDPQYNNSNASATYRQHGRLGDFDDYIAFTTEASGDQWFTGKVPAYLVEDGLTGAAAMEPRVIRSKFAEVIMWASPVWEVDSATNLLQVATHANGGMPLYRDKNNDFIPDRIVLHQRTLLIRPDLNAVRSVTNGGGNAFTTNVLRPWNAVANPMSVPAPLERLYPIGVTNNGTSPLYPNYAVTTSATDNRDMLTSNWLVGMAPLHHFYDLSLRRVIDPETGQPTGFVAANSMADLVQPHNRFGHVRYPGRYFGRGTFGTGDDATSMPLLALGWNDPILTWQGASDPRAVPAVATAPAWFPTGQPSPKTLNAGGTPNSRTGLFNGWLLPMFELGDPNPVGTSFGEHWEREYLATADPRWDRTGEDILTSNVLSFDIRGFDPTAPVFITGGPDGEPGVSGYDDDTSGSSDETDVIAGPIAQIEFGAAGSDDVLVGVNDLAIYDVMGQPIIDPRRSSTYYTGTAPITGLKVTLGSRGEFVDLAYPMLAGSTLRERYAESIAVGSGEVASPPLTGITPVARVATNFNLFMQSAFSGLPLEQPSTTAGMNSLKRSGKLVHSATNGAICFFQPAYDTWTDGYETDGFDQTHTLAGQVRGANLMGTTWVLNNPASAGAAPTPRLVAPTPQNLIQVDTGRWVPSEPETSPPFPTPLEAISVTVRVMDPSSEEMAQFTVVEALE from the coding sequence ATGAATAAAATGATGATTCAAAAATTGAAATCACCCACGGCACTGTCAACGAAGACGCTGTCAAAGTTGACATTGTCGCGTGGGGGCCGAATTGGTGTTCTAGTTCCGCTAGCGTTCACGTTGGTTGAGTTGTTGATTGCGATGACGATCACGTTGCTGTTGATGGCAGCGATGGCAAAGTCGTTCGGCGTGATTGGCAAGTCGATCCAAGTTGGACGCAGCCAGGTGTCGCTCAGCAGCAAACTGCGTTCGGTTAGTTTTCGCATCCGTACCGACCTTCGGTCACGGACCGCGGAAATCAACCCGCCGCTTTCGTCGACGGCGGGCAGTGGTTACTTCATGTACTACGAAGGCCCACTGACCGAGCAATCGATGGCTCTGTTCGGTGCTCGCCCCGAACGAAAGCTAAGCTCGGGCGTCGTTGTCAATGAATTTACGCCAGCCGACGGTCCAGCCGGAACGGCAACGCGTGATCCCCAGTACAACAATTCGAATGCGAGTGCGACTTATCGCCAACACGGAAGGCTTGGGGATTTCGACGATTACATCGCGTTCACGACCGAAGCGTCCGGCGACCAGTGGTTCACCGGAAAAGTGCCAGCGTACTTGGTCGAAGATGGGCTGACGGGCGCCGCAGCGATGGAGCCGCGAGTGATCCGTTCCAAGTTCGCCGAAGTCATCATGTGGGCATCGCCAGTCTGGGAAGTCGATTCGGCGACCAACTTGTTGCAGGTCGCGACTCATGCCAACGGTGGAATGCCGTTGTATCGCGACAAGAACAACGACTTCATTCCCGATCGCATCGTGCTGCACCAACGCACGCTGTTGATTCGCCCGGACCTGAATGCCGTTCGTTCTGTCACCAATGGTGGCGGAAATGCATTCACGACAAACGTGCTGCGTCCTTGGAATGCGGTTGCGAACCCCATGTCCGTGCCCGCACCGCTTGAACGTTTGTATCCGATTGGTGTGACCAACAACGGCACATCGCCGCTGTACCCGAATTACGCCGTGACGACCAGCGCGACGGACAACCGCGACATGCTGACCAGCAATTGGTTGGTTGGGATGGCACCGCTGCATCACTTCTATGACCTCTCGTTGCGACGAGTGATCGACCCCGAAACAGGCCAACCGACCGGTTTTGTCGCAGCCAATTCGATGGCTGATCTGGTTCAGCCTCACAATCGGTTCGGGCACGTTCGTTACCCCGGTCGCTATTTTGGCCGCGGCACTTTTGGCACCGGCGATGACGCAACATCGATGCCGTTATTGGCCTTGGGGTGGAATGATCCCATTCTGACATGGCAGGGTGCGTCGGATCCTCGTGCAGTACCAGCCGTTGCAACGGCACCCGCATGGTTCCCAACGGGACAACCAAGTCCCAAAACACTCAACGCCGGTGGCACACCGAACTCGCGAACGGGACTGTTCAACGGTTGGTTGTTGCCAATGTTTGAACTTGGCGATCCCAATCCTGTGGGGACCAGTTTTGGCGAGCACTGGGAACGTGAATACTTGGCGACGGCAGACCCGCGATGGGACCGCACCGGCGAAGACATTTTGACATCGAACGTGTTATCGTTTGACATTCGTGGATTCGATCCGACCGCACCGGTTTTCATCACGGGCGGACCCGACGGTGAGCCGGGTGTTTCAGGCTACGATGACGATACCAGCGGCTCGTCGGACGAAACGGATGTGATCGCTGGGCCAATCGCTCAGATTGAATTCGGGGCCGCCGGCAGCGATGATGTTCTGGTCGGGGTCAATGACCTTGCGATCTACGATGTGATGGGGCAACCGATCATCGATCCACGTCGGTCGTCGACGTACTACACCGGTACCGCCCCGATTACTGGTTTGAAAGTAACGCTCGGATCGCGTGGGGAGTTTGTCGATTTGGCTTACCCGATGCTGGCCGGATCAACGCTAAGAGAGCGTTACGCAGAATCGATCGCTGTTGGTAGCGGCGAAGTTGCATCGCCACCGCTTACCGGAATCACACCGGTCGCGCGTGTTGCGACCAACTTCAATTTGTTCATGCAGTCGGCGTTTTCGGGGTTGCCGCTAGAGCAACCATCAACCACCGCAGGCATGAATTCATTGAAACGAAGCGGTAAGCTGGTTCACTCGGCCACCAACGGAGCAATCTGTTTCTTTCAGCCGGCCTATGATACTTGGACCGACGGTTACGAAACCGATGGGTTTGACCAAACGCATACATTGGCAGGTCAGGTTCGTGGTGCGAATTTGATGGGGACAACTTGGGTGTTGAACAATCCAGCCAGTGCAGGTGCGGCTCCCACGCCGCGATTGGTTGCACCAACGCCTCAGAATCTGATTCAAGTCGATACCGGACGTTGGGTGCCAAGCGAACCCGAAACTTCGCCGCCGTTCCCAACTCCTTTGGAAGCGATCAGTGTGACGGTTCGAGTGATGGATCCGTCAAGCGAAGAGATGGCTCAGTTCACCGTTGTAGAAGCATTGGAGTAA